The proteins below are encoded in one region of Takifugu rubripes chromosome 1, fTakRub1.2, whole genome shotgun sequence:
- the faima gene encoding fas apoptotic inhibitory molecule a: protein MGVVRYARRRTHVALATACRCLFGTAERTCLLGKSTTKGVIQPQVYRHLSCRLETDRMSNDLAGVWEVALSDGVHRIEFEHGTTTGKRVIYVDGKEILRRDWMFKLVGKETFSVGKSETKATINIDAVSGFAYEYTLEINGKSLKKYMENRSKVTSTWILNLDGTDCRVVLEKDTMDVWCNGQNIETAGEFVDDGTETHFTLGDHNCCVKAVSSGKRRDGIIHTLIVDGAEIAECVE from the exons ATGGGCGTGGTCAGATACGCCCGCAGGCGGACCCATGTTGCCCTGGCAACTGCGTGTCGCTGTCTGTTTGGCACTGCTGAGCGCACATGTTTGCTTGGCAAATCTACCACAAAAGGGGTTATTCAACCACAGGTTTACAGACATTTGAG CTGCAGGTTGGAAACAGACAGGATGTCGAATGACCTCGCCGGCGTGTGGGAGGTGGCGCTGAGTGATGGAGTCCACAGGATAGAGTTTGAACACGGCACGACTACTGGAAAGAGGGTCATCTACGTTGACGGAAAG GAGATCCTGAGACGGGACTGGATGTTCAAACTGGTCGGGAAGGAAACTTTCAGTGTGGGGAAGTCGGAAACCAAAGCGACCATCAACATCGACGCCGTCAGCGGTTTCGCCTATGAGTACACACTGGAGATCAACGGCAAGAGCTTGAAGAAATACATGGagaacaggtcaaaggtcaccagcaCATGGATTCTCAACTTGGACGGCACCGACTGCAGGGTGGTTCTGG AGAAGGACACCATGGATGTTTGGTGCAACGGCCAAAATATTGAGACAGCA GGCGAGTTTGTGGACGATGGCACGGAAACCCATTTCACACTGGGCGACCACAACTGCTGCGTGAAGGCTGTGAGCAGCGGAAAGAGACGAGACGGGATCATTCACACCCTGATCGTGGATGGTGCAGAGATAGCAGAATGTGTGGAGTGA
- the parp9 gene encoding protein mono-ADP-ribosyltransferase PARP9 isoform X2 produces the protein MASLFDIPLDGPSFTIWKSCELFLNDILQSKFGCVAIVSGTASEGYRSVMPIKKPAPVSEKRFEALVSGVKVSVHKADLSNFPVDAVVNAANEGLQHVGGIALALSKAGGPQIQEDSDEHVRKFGVLKTGEAIALPARLLPCKVIIHAVGPKISRHSPPNFRQAEQLLDSAVLNSLRRAEECHLKSVALPAISSGLFGYPLPQCADSIVRSVRWFCEKSQVKYLKEILLVNIDDRTVTEMEKACKRIFSTHSASSSAGNKTAKTYHSSTHTVQLGTVQLTLKQGQIEEQQTDVIVNTAVKDCWNSGQISRAILKKAGPKMEEELKSTRAANGSIITTGPYNLHCTEVYHALCISKFNHKAHQILSNAVSECLQSAAAKSHQSISFPAIGTGGLNFEREEVAQIMTTAVLEFAKNSSKKMEVYFVIYPSDHNTFKAFEDRMRSLQLETFNPPPTKVTEQQDDGMGDSTAKLSVSGSSEESRQEAYAWLSDILIHRRVMREIQNNFITHFGEEEYLQLTKIICQNNVAIEEFLNQGVARLILNGDFIVNVAVACLAVENMLCKIQKDFVNEEAKLLSSYTNTNLQYERREIPNPRSHFLATDFRSAGLEIVKIKSVENPTLRMIFGLKKNQMKSFTTRRMLQRIPAHFCDMVSHIGFQAEFAPPDEPAQGQGIYFTGKVSTAMNIWSQAVSEYIYFVEADVLTGKSAPGKPDLILPPPVDVDPLVRYDSLSGGGDISVIFTGYQALPLHIITCKKT, from the exons ATGGCCAGTCTGTTTGATATTCCCCTAGATGGACCTTCATTCACCATTTGGAAAAGTTGTGAATTGTTTCTGAATGATATTCTTCAAAGCAAATTTGGATGTGTGGCCATCGTCAGTGGCACGGCGTCCGAAGGCTACCGGTCCGTTATGCCGATTAAAAAACCAGCCCCCGTCTCGGAAAAGAGGTTCGAGGCGCTCGTTTCAGGGGTGAAGGTGTCGGTCCACAAAGCAGATCTTAGCAATTTCCCTGTGGATGCTGTCGTCAATGCGGCTAATGAAGGCCTTCAACATGTTGGTGGCATTGCTCTGGCTCTCTCTAAAGCCGGAGGTCCCCAAATTCAAGAGGACAGCGATGAACATGTCAGAAAGTTTGGTGTCTTGAAAACAGGCGAGGCGATTGCTCTGCCCGCTAGACTTTTACCATGCAAAGTAATTATCCATGCAGTGGGCCCAAAAATATCACGCCACTCCCCGCCTAATTTCCGTCAGGCTGAACAGCTCTTGGACAGTGCTGTTTTGAACAGTCTtaggagagcagaggagtgcCATCTGAAGTCAGTTGCCCTCCCAGCAATAAGCTCTGGACTGTTTGGCTACCCTTTGCCGCAGTGTGCCGACAGCATAGTCAGATCTGTCAGATGGTTTTGTGAGAAATCCCAAGTCAAGTATCTGAAGGAAATCCTACTGGTGAACATCGATGACCGAACTGTGACCGAAATGGAGAAGGCCTGCAAAAGGATTTTTTCTACTCACTCagccagcagctcagcaggaaaCAAGACTGCAAAAACCTACCATAGCTCGACACACACTGTCCAGTTGGGAACTGTCCAGCTGACACTGAAGCAGGGTCAAATTGAAGAGCAGCAG ACGGATGTGATTGTTAACACAGCAGTCAAAGACTGTTGGAACAGTGGTCAAATCTCCAGGGCCATACTGAAGAAAGCTGGCCCGAAGATGGAAGAAGAACTTAAAAGCACCAGGGCTGCTAATGGAAGTATCATCACCACAGGACCCTACAACCTGCATTGTACAGAGGTGTATCACGCGTTGTGCATCTCTAAGTTCAATCACAAAGCGCATCAG ATTCTTTCAAATGCAGTATCAGAATGTCTGCAGTCGGCGGCCGCAAAGTCGCACCAGTCAATCTCATTTCCCGCCATCGGCACAGGAGGCCTGAACTTTGAGAGGGAAGAGGTCGCCCAGATCATGACAACGGCTGTGCTCGAGTTTGCAAAAAATTCTTCGAAGAAGATGGAGGTTTATTTTGTGATATACCCCAGTGATCACAATACATTTAAG GCTTTTGAAGATCGGATGAGATCTCTCCAGCTAGAGACTttcaaccccccacccacaaagG TGACTGAGCAGCAAGACGATGGGATGGGAGATTCTACTGCAAAGCTCAGCGTGAGTGGTTCCTCTGAGGAATCAAGACAAGAGGCTTACGCGTGGCTCTCTGACATCCTCATTCATCGCCGGGTGATGAGAGAGATCCAGAACAACTTCATCACTCACTTTGGGGAAGAAGAATATCTGCAGCTTACCAAAATAATCTGCCAAAATAACGTTGCCATCGAGGAGTTTTTAAACCAAGGCGTGGCACGCCTAATTTTGAATGGAGATTTCATTGTAAATGTAGCGGTTGCCTGTTTGGCGGTGGAGAACATGCTTTGTAAGATCCAGAAGGATTTTGTGAACGAGGAGGCGAAGCTGCTCTCAAGTTATACAAATACAAACCTGCAGTATGAACGACGTGAGATTCCCAATCCCAGATCACATTTCTTAGCGACCGACTTCCGGTCTGCAGGCCTGGAGATTGTTAAG attAAAAGTGTAGAGAATCCTACACTGAGGATGATCTTTGGCCTGAAGAAGAACCAAATGAAATCTTTTACAACCCGGAGAATGCTGCAGCGCATCCCTGCACACTTCTGTGATATGGTCAGCCATATCGGATTCCAGGCAGAGTTTGCGCCACCTGATG AACCAGCCCAGGGACAGGGCATCTACTTCACTGGCAAAGTGTCAACAGCCATGAACATCTGGAGTCAGGCAGTTtctgaatatatatattttgtggAGGCTGATGTGCTGACAGGAAAGTCTGCCCCTGGTAAACCTGACCTGATCCTGCCACCTCCTGTGGATGTAGACCCGCTGGTCCGGTATGACAGTCTGAGTGGAGGAGGTGACATCTCTGTCATATTTACTGGCTATCAAGCTTTGCCCCTTCACATCATCACCTGTAAGAAAACATAA
- the parp9 gene encoding protein mono-ADP-ribosyltransferase PARP9 isoform X3: MASLFDIPLDGPSFTIWKSCELFLNDILQSKFGCVAIVSGTASEGYRSVMPIKKPAPVSEKRFEALVSGVKVSVHKADLSNFPVDAVVNAANEGLQHVGGIALALSKAGGPQIQEDSDEHVRKFGVLKTGEAIALPARLLPCKVIIHAVGPKISRHSPPNFRQAEQLLDSAVLNSLRRAEECHLKSVALPAISSGLFGYPLPQCADSIVRSVRWFCEKSQVKYLKEILLVNIDDRTVTEMEKACKRIFSTHSASSSAGNKTAKTYHSSTHTVQLGTVQLTLKQGQIEEQQTDVIVNTAVKDCWNSGQISRAILKKAGPKMEEELKSTRAANGSIITTGPYNLHCTEVYHALCISKFNHKAHQILSNAVSECLQSAAAKSHQSISFPAIGTGGLNFEREEVAQIMTTAVLEFAKNSSKKMEVYFVIYPSDHNTFKAFEDRMRSLQLETFNPPPTKGIGMGDSTAKLSVSGSSEESRQEAYAWLSDILIHRRVMREIQNNFITHFGEEEYLQLTKIICQNNVAIEEFLNQGVARLILNGDFIVNVAVACLAVENMLCKIQKDFVNEEAKLLSSYTNTNLQYERREIPNPRSHFLATDFRSAGLEIVKIKSVENPTLRMIFGLKKNQMKSFTTRRMLQRIPAHFCDMVSHIGFQAEFAPPDEPAQGQGIYFTGKVSTAMNIWSQAVSEYIYFVEADVLTGKSAPGKPDLILPPPVDVDPLVRYDSLSGGGDISVIFTGYQALPLHIITCKKT, translated from the exons ATGGCCAGTCTGTTTGATATTCCCCTAGATGGACCTTCATTCACCATTTGGAAAAGTTGTGAATTGTTTCTGAATGATATTCTTCAAAGCAAATTTGGATGTGTGGCCATCGTCAGTGGCACGGCGTCCGAAGGCTACCGGTCCGTTATGCCGATTAAAAAACCAGCCCCCGTCTCGGAAAAGAGGTTCGAGGCGCTCGTTTCAGGGGTGAAGGTGTCGGTCCACAAAGCAGATCTTAGCAATTTCCCTGTGGATGCTGTCGTCAATGCGGCTAATGAAGGCCTTCAACATGTTGGTGGCATTGCTCTGGCTCTCTCTAAAGCCGGAGGTCCCCAAATTCAAGAGGACAGCGATGAACATGTCAGAAAGTTTGGTGTCTTGAAAACAGGCGAGGCGATTGCTCTGCCCGCTAGACTTTTACCATGCAAAGTAATTATCCATGCAGTGGGCCCAAAAATATCACGCCACTCCCCGCCTAATTTCCGTCAGGCTGAACAGCTCTTGGACAGTGCTGTTTTGAACAGTCTtaggagagcagaggagtgcCATCTGAAGTCAGTTGCCCTCCCAGCAATAAGCTCTGGACTGTTTGGCTACCCTTTGCCGCAGTGTGCCGACAGCATAGTCAGATCTGTCAGATGGTTTTGTGAGAAATCCCAAGTCAAGTATCTGAAGGAAATCCTACTGGTGAACATCGATGACCGAACTGTGACCGAAATGGAGAAGGCCTGCAAAAGGATTTTTTCTACTCACTCagccagcagctcagcaggaaaCAAGACTGCAAAAACCTACCATAGCTCGACACACACTGTCCAGTTGGGAACTGTCCAGCTGACACTGAAGCAGGGTCAAATTGAAGAGCAGCAG ACGGATGTGATTGTTAACACAGCAGTCAAAGACTGTTGGAACAGTGGTCAAATCTCCAGGGCCATACTGAAGAAAGCTGGCCCGAAGATGGAAGAAGAACTTAAAAGCACCAGGGCTGCTAATGGAAGTATCATCACCACAGGACCCTACAACCTGCATTGTACAGAGGTGTATCACGCGTTGTGCATCTCTAAGTTCAATCACAAAGCGCATCAG ATTCTTTCAAATGCAGTATCAGAATGTCTGCAGTCGGCGGCCGCAAAGTCGCACCAGTCAATCTCATTTCCCGCCATCGGCACAGGAGGCCTGAACTTTGAGAGGGAAGAGGTCGCCCAGATCATGACAACGGCTGTGCTCGAGTTTGCAAAAAATTCTTCGAAGAAGATGGAGGTTTATTTTGTGATATACCCCAGTGATCACAATACATTTAAG GCTTTTGAAGATCGGATGAGATCTCTCCAGCTAGAGACTttcaaccccccacccacaaagGGTATT GGGATGGGAGATTCTACTGCAAAGCTCAGCGTGAGTGGTTCCTCTGAGGAATCAAGACAAGAGGCTTACGCGTGGCTCTCTGACATCCTCATTCATCGCCGGGTGATGAGAGAGATCCAGAACAACTTCATCACTCACTTTGGGGAAGAAGAATATCTGCAGCTTACCAAAATAATCTGCCAAAATAACGTTGCCATCGAGGAGTTTTTAAACCAAGGCGTGGCACGCCTAATTTTGAATGGAGATTTCATTGTAAATGTAGCGGTTGCCTGTTTGGCGGTGGAGAACATGCTTTGTAAGATCCAGAAGGATTTTGTGAACGAGGAGGCGAAGCTGCTCTCAAGTTATACAAATACAAACCTGCAGTATGAACGACGTGAGATTCCCAATCCCAGATCACATTTCTTAGCGACCGACTTCCGGTCTGCAGGCCTGGAGATTGTTAAG attAAAAGTGTAGAGAATCCTACACTGAGGATGATCTTTGGCCTGAAGAAGAACCAAATGAAATCTTTTACAACCCGGAGAATGCTGCAGCGCATCCCTGCACACTTCTGTGATATGGTCAGCCATATCGGATTCCAGGCAGAGTTTGCGCCACCTGATG AACCAGCCCAGGGACAGGGCATCTACTTCACTGGCAAAGTGTCAACAGCCATGAACATCTGGAGTCAGGCAGTTtctgaatatatatattttgtggAGGCTGATGTGCTGACAGGAAAGTCTGCCCCTGGTAAACCTGACCTGATCCTGCCACCTCCTGTGGATGTAGACCCGCTGGTCCGGTATGACAGTCTGAGTGGAGGAGGTGACATCTCTGTCATATTTACTGGCTATCAAGCTTTGCCCCTTCACATCATCACCTGTAAGAAAACATAA
- the parp9 gene encoding protein mono-ADP-ribosyltransferase PARP9 isoform X1 — protein sequence MASLFDIPLDGPSFTIWKSCELFLNDILQSKFGCVAIVSGTASEGYRSVMPIKKPAPVSEKRFEALVSGVKVSVHKADLSNFPVDAVVNAANEGLQHVGGIALALSKAGGPQIQEDSDEHVRKFGVLKTGEAIALPARLLPCKVIIHAVGPKISRHSPPNFRQAEQLLDSAVLNSLRRAEECHLKSVALPAISSGLFGYPLPQCADSIVRSVRWFCEKSQVKYLKEILLVNIDDRTVTEMEKACKRIFSTHSASSSAGNKTAKTYHSSTHTVQLGTVQLTLKQGQIEEQQTDVIVNTAVKDCWNSGQISRAILKKAGPKMEEELKSTRAANGSIITTGPYNLHCTEVYHALCISKFNHKAHQILSNAVSECLQSAAAKSHQSISFPAIGTGGLNFEREEVAQIMTTAVLEFAKNSSKKMEVYFVIYPSDHNTFKAFEDRMRSLQLETFNPPPTKAVTEQQDDGMGDSTAKLSVSGSSEESRQEAYAWLSDILIHRRVMREIQNNFITHFGEEEYLQLTKIICQNNVAIEEFLNQGVARLILNGDFIVNVAVACLAVENMLCKIQKDFVNEEAKLLSSYTNTNLQYERREIPNPRSHFLATDFRSAGLEIVKIKSVENPTLRMIFGLKKNQMKSFTTRRMLQRIPAHFCDMVSHIGFQAEFAPPDEPAQGQGIYFTGKVSTAMNIWSQAVSEYIYFVEADVLTGKSAPGKPDLILPPPVDVDPLVRYDSLSGGGDISVIFTGYQALPLHIITCKKT from the exons ATGGCCAGTCTGTTTGATATTCCCCTAGATGGACCTTCATTCACCATTTGGAAAAGTTGTGAATTGTTTCTGAATGATATTCTTCAAAGCAAATTTGGATGTGTGGCCATCGTCAGTGGCACGGCGTCCGAAGGCTACCGGTCCGTTATGCCGATTAAAAAACCAGCCCCCGTCTCGGAAAAGAGGTTCGAGGCGCTCGTTTCAGGGGTGAAGGTGTCGGTCCACAAAGCAGATCTTAGCAATTTCCCTGTGGATGCTGTCGTCAATGCGGCTAATGAAGGCCTTCAACATGTTGGTGGCATTGCTCTGGCTCTCTCTAAAGCCGGAGGTCCCCAAATTCAAGAGGACAGCGATGAACATGTCAGAAAGTTTGGTGTCTTGAAAACAGGCGAGGCGATTGCTCTGCCCGCTAGACTTTTACCATGCAAAGTAATTATCCATGCAGTGGGCCCAAAAATATCACGCCACTCCCCGCCTAATTTCCGTCAGGCTGAACAGCTCTTGGACAGTGCTGTTTTGAACAGTCTtaggagagcagaggagtgcCATCTGAAGTCAGTTGCCCTCCCAGCAATAAGCTCTGGACTGTTTGGCTACCCTTTGCCGCAGTGTGCCGACAGCATAGTCAGATCTGTCAGATGGTTTTGTGAGAAATCCCAAGTCAAGTATCTGAAGGAAATCCTACTGGTGAACATCGATGACCGAACTGTGACCGAAATGGAGAAGGCCTGCAAAAGGATTTTTTCTACTCACTCagccagcagctcagcaggaaaCAAGACTGCAAAAACCTACCATAGCTCGACACACACTGTCCAGTTGGGAACTGTCCAGCTGACACTGAAGCAGGGTCAAATTGAAGAGCAGCAG ACGGATGTGATTGTTAACACAGCAGTCAAAGACTGTTGGAACAGTGGTCAAATCTCCAGGGCCATACTGAAGAAAGCTGGCCCGAAGATGGAAGAAGAACTTAAAAGCACCAGGGCTGCTAATGGAAGTATCATCACCACAGGACCCTACAACCTGCATTGTACAGAGGTGTATCACGCGTTGTGCATCTCTAAGTTCAATCACAAAGCGCATCAG ATTCTTTCAAATGCAGTATCAGAATGTCTGCAGTCGGCGGCCGCAAAGTCGCACCAGTCAATCTCATTTCCCGCCATCGGCACAGGAGGCCTGAACTTTGAGAGGGAAGAGGTCGCCCAGATCATGACAACGGCTGTGCTCGAGTTTGCAAAAAATTCTTCGAAGAAGATGGAGGTTTATTTTGTGATATACCCCAGTGATCACAATACATTTAAG GCTTTTGAAGATCGGATGAGATCTCTCCAGCTAGAGACTttcaaccccccacccacaaagG CAGTGACTGAGCAGCAAGACGATGGGATGGGAGATTCTACTGCAAAGCTCAGCGTGAGTGGTTCCTCTGAGGAATCAAGACAAGAGGCTTACGCGTGGCTCTCTGACATCCTCATTCATCGCCGGGTGATGAGAGAGATCCAGAACAACTTCATCACTCACTTTGGGGAAGAAGAATATCTGCAGCTTACCAAAATAATCTGCCAAAATAACGTTGCCATCGAGGAGTTTTTAAACCAAGGCGTGGCACGCCTAATTTTGAATGGAGATTTCATTGTAAATGTAGCGGTTGCCTGTTTGGCGGTGGAGAACATGCTTTGTAAGATCCAGAAGGATTTTGTGAACGAGGAGGCGAAGCTGCTCTCAAGTTATACAAATACAAACCTGCAGTATGAACGACGTGAGATTCCCAATCCCAGATCACATTTCTTAGCGACCGACTTCCGGTCTGCAGGCCTGGAGATTGTTAAG attAAAAGTGTAGAGAATCCTACACTGAGGATGATCTTTGGCCTGAAGAAGAACCAAATGAAATCTTTTACAACCCGGAGAATGCTGCAGCGCATCCCTGCACACTTCTGTGATATGGTCAGCCATATCGGATTCCAGGCAGAGTTTGCGCCACCTGATG AACCAGCCCAGGGACAGGGCATCTACTTCACTGGCAAAGTGTCAACAGCCATGAACATCTGGAGTCAGGCAGTTtctgaatatatatattttgtggAGGCTGATGTGCTGACAGGAAAGTCTGCCCCTGGTAAACCTGACCTGATCCTGCCACCTCCTGTGGATGTAGACCCGCTGGTCCGGTATGACAGTCTGAGTGGAGGAGGTGACATCTCTGTCATATTTACTGGCTATCAAGCTTTGCCCCTTCACATCATCACCTGTAAGAAAACATAA